The window GCTCTTAAGCGACGCCTTTGACGCCAGCGGCACACCGACGCTGGATACCAGAGAACGCCTGCCGCGGCGCTGTTTCACGGTGGGGCATATCGACCTGATCATGACCGGGGCCGGCGACCTCTTGTCCCTGGCCTGCACGGCCGCTGATCAATGGGTCGATATTCGTCCGGCCGGATTGGAATTGATAGACCCTGAAGGCCGCCCGTTTCAGGCGGTCCATGCCGGCGCAAGGGACCGATCAGTGCCCGGCTGGTCCCTTGCGCACCTTTTACTCGACAAGCTGGTCTGCGCGCTGCTCCATTGCCAGCACTTGTGCGTACGAGAGGTCCGTGGGTATACGTTTGAGATGCCCGGTTTTCTGATTCACGCCGAGGGTCGCGTCGAAAGAACGTCCGATCGGCAGCTGGCAGGCCGCAGCCTGGTGCTCCTTCCGGATACCTCGCCACCCCCCGCTGCCGCTGGGCATGACCCGGCCGAGCGTCTGAGATGCTGGCAGGATGGGTTCAACGACACGGACTACCCGGAAACGCAGACATGGACCGAAACGTGGCGCGCCACACGACCCGACGACGCCGAGTGGGAAACCGCCGGTTGGTGGCAGCTCGGCACGTGCCATTTTCATGACCACGGGGCGCACTTATGCGCCTGTTATACCGACCGTTGAGGGCCGGTCAGCAGGTTGCGGCTCGCGGCGCCGTGTTCCACAACCGCCAGTCGGCAGCCCGCATCAGGCCAATTCACCGCAACGGAGAAAAAGCACCCTTATGGATATGACCAAACGAGCCTTTTTCACCAGGACGATCCTGCAAAAGGCGCTCACCTGCATCGGTCAGACCACCGCCGCGTTCAAACGCGGCCAATCCGAAGCCGACTATTTCCACTCCTTCGAGAGCGCTTATCCCATGATTTCCGAATGCTATGAATTTATCGAAGATGAAGCGGAAAAGCTGGGTATCGACACGACCAACAAAACCAAGCTGGAACTGGTCCGTGAAGTCCACATCGCCCGAATGGAGTGAACAGGCCCCATCACTTCTCGACGGTCTTGATCTTGTTCTTGCCGTCGCCTTTGGCTTCGAACAGGGCCTTGTCCGCGGCGGCCAGCAAATTCGTCATGTCGTCGGCATCATTCGGGAATGTGGCAATCCCGAAGCTGGATTCGATATGAACATCCAATCCATGCTCGCTTAGAAAAACCCGATCCCTGATCCCCGCCCGGATCCGCCGGGCCTGCGCCACGGCCTGATTGGAATCGAAGTCCGGAAGCACCACGACGAACTCGTCGCCGGCATAGGCCACGGCATAAGCCGGATCTTCCAGTGTCTCCTGTATGGCGAGCCCCACCTCTTTGATCGCGCGGCTGCCGTTGAGATGGCCGTAGGTATCCACGATGCTTTTGAAGTTATCGAGATCCATGAAGATCACGGATATGACCGACTGGTTGAGGGTGGCTCGATCGACCAGGTCGGTCAACGACTGGTAGAGATAGCGCCGGTTGTACAGGCCGGTGAGGTTGTCGCGCATGGCCTGTTCCCGAAAACGCTGTTCGCTTTTGCGCAGCGCCTCCTCGGCGTGTTTACGGTTGGTGATATCGACGACGGCGACGATGATCCGCGACAATGTCTCTTCATGGCCGGCGAGCGGCAGGTATTTTGAGAAAATGCTTCGCTCGGTTCCCTTCAGGGAAACGAAGGTCTCTTCCTGCTCGCCCGACACATTGCCATCGGCGACCATCAGCACGGCCGCCCGGGCCATACGCATGAATTCGGTGTCGCTGTTGTTCGACGCGAAGCCGGTGTCGAACTCGCGAAGATCCTGGGCCTCCATCAGTTCGAGAAAGGCGCTGTTGCAGCCGACGGTCTTGATCATCCCGAAACAGCGGGCCAACTCTTGGGGATGCTGGTCGAAATAGGCGCCGAGATCGGCAATGCCGTCTGACCGAAGTCCATCCAGGTAGGCTTTCAGTTCGGCGGCATCCCGTTCGATCATGGCCACGGGCGCGGATTCGAAAAGCTGGCGATATTTGCGTTCACTGGCCAGGATGCTCTCTTCGGCCATCTTCAGTTCCGTGACGTCTTCCACGAAGACGATCAGGCCGTTGAACCCGCCGTTCGGCTCGATGATCGGGCTGATATGAAAACGCAAGTGAGCGCAATCGTCGGTGCCCTGCAGACAGGCATGATCGCTGGTCATGCGGCTTTTGTTCTTGATGCAGGACTGAAAGACGCTGGACACGCCGCTGTCCGCCAGGAGGGGATAGGTCAAGGTATCCAGCTGGCGGATGTCCTGGTCCGCGGGCCAGGCCAGTATGTCCGTCATTTTTCGATTGGCCCCGAACACACGGCCATCGTGGTCGACGATCATGATGCCGAACGGCGAACTGTCGCCGAGCAGCCGGTTGTGGGCTTCAAGCGCGAGCAATGCATCTTCGGCCTTGCGGCATCTCTCTTCCAGGTCCCGGATGCGCTGCAACAGGGCTTCTGGGTCATTCGAGAGCGATGCGTTTGAAGGTGTCTGTTTCATATGCGCCATGTATTATCACGCCGGGAATCTCAGCCATAAAAACCGGGTTCCCCGATGCCCCGGTTCAGCGTCCATCCCTCTCCCGGGCGTCGAGAATGATCTCCGTGGTCATGCGAGCCACCTCGCCCACCAGCGTCGAACAGGTATCCAGCAAACCCGCCTTCATTGCCGCCTTCATCTCCTGGGGGTCATACAGGTTGTAGAAGCGCCCGTAAAACGACGTCTGTAGATCAAAACACCGGCAGGTGCCGTACTTTTCCACGAAGCGGTCATGCAGTTTTTTCGACAGCAGATTGCCCTTCACCAACTTTTTCATGTCTGCGAAATCTGCTTTATCCCGACCGAAAAAGTAACCGATGGCCAGTACACCACCGGAAAGCGCGCCACAGTGACCGTCGCCGGTCAGGCCCACGCCGTCCGCCAAACCGGTGGCCGCCTTGAAAATATCGTCGTTCTGGACCCCCAAGGCATCGAAAATACCCGACAAGGCACATTGCGAACATCCGCCGCCTCGCATTTCGTATTGCTTGGCATTGCTGAACGCCAACTCCAGAATCTCGGCTCGTTCCATTGTCATCGCATCAACTCCTTATCCATGATTATCAGAACCGGCTTGTCACGGCCCATGGCCGCGCGCCGGAAAAAATCCTTCAAAACCCATACGACGGCAAGGCCGCGGCGATCTGCAGCACAGCCTGCTCCTGGTCCAGGCGATTGCAATCGATGGTCACCTCGGCATATTGCCGATAGAGCACCTGGCGCTCGTTAAACAACGCTTCGAACGACTGGTTCTTGTCCTTGGCGATGCCCCGCGTTTCAAAGTTATGGATTCGTCTTTTGATCTCGTCGAAACCCGCCTGCAAAAAGACGATGGTGGATATGCGCCCCAAATGGTCCATGGCCGCCGGGCTGTAAGCCGCGCTGCCGCCCGTGGCGATCACGTGGTGCGCTACCCGCAGGTCGAGGATTTCACGCTCCTCCACGGCTCGCAGGCCGAGGTGGCCGCAGGTGTCCATGATCTGCTGGAGCGTCTTGCGCGCGCGCGTTTGAATGAGCACATCCGTATCGATGAATCCCATCCCCAGGTTCTTGGCGAGGATGATCCCCACCGTGCTTTTGCCCGCACCCGG is drawn from Desulfatitalea tepidiphila and contains these coding sequences:
- a CDS encoding shikimate kinase, which codes for MKTNITLIGMPGAGKSTVGIILAKNLGMGFIDTDVLIQTRARKTLQQIMDTCGHLGLRAVEEREILDLRVAHHVIATGGSAAYSPAAMDHLGRISTIVFLQAGFDEIKRRIHNFETRGIAKDKNQSFEALFNERQVLYRQYAEVTIDCNRLDQEQAVLQIAAALPSYGF
- a CDS encoding C-GCAxxG-C-C family protein, producing MTMERAEILELAFSNAKQYEMRGGGCSQCALSGIFDALGVQNDDIFKAATGLADGVGLTGDGHCGALSGGVLAIGYFFGRDKADFADMKKLVKGNLLSKKLHDRFVEKYGTCRCFDLQTSFYGRFYNLYDPQEMKAAMKAGLLDTCSTLVGEVARMTTEIILDARERDGR
- a CDS encoding sensor domain-containing diguanylate cyclase gives rise to the protein MAHMKQTPSNASLSNDPEALLQRIRDLEERCRKAEDALLALEAHNRLLGDSSPFGIMIVDHDGRVFGANRKMTDILAWPADQDIRQLDTLTYPLLADSGVSSVFQSCIKNKSRMTSDHACLQGTDDCAHLRFHISPIIEPNGGFNGLIVFVEDVTELKMAEESILASERKYRQLFESAPVAMIERDAAELKAYLDGLRSDGIADLGAYFDQHPQELARCFGMIKTVGCNSAFLELMEAQDLREFDTGFASNNSDTEFMRMARAAVLMVADGNVSGEQEETFVSLKGTERSIFSKYLPLAGHEETLSRIIVAVVDITNRKHAEEALRKSEQRFREQAMRDNLTGLYNRRYLYQSLTDLVDRATLNQSVISVIFMDLDNFKSIVDTYGHLNGSRAIKEVGLAIQETLEDPAYAVAYAGDEFVVVLPDFDSNQAVAQARRIRAGIRDRVFLSEHGLDVHIESSFGIATFPNDADDMTNLLAAADKALFEAKGDGKNKIKTVEK